The following proteins are co-located in the Pseudomonas synxantha genome:
- the pglZ gene encoding BREX-1 system phosphatase PglZ type B encodes MKLIDLLATEIRNSAAYNSNVQVAPSVILWTDILRQWEPALPLLQAAMPELIVLGDYAPAKKAGPAIWIKCVVENALPNIELPADRTPILYLPGVSRRDLSAIGSCPDALKPLAELQYRGCWWIYNNSGRDWTVNAFLISSNGGAGLDVAKDEKTQQAMQRVLPEILESERDELINRRLEAADFNKLVSSDPVRDLLSWMNDSKSCRERWDVSRWQALVGICETEYHFNPDLAGELTAAELLCQRQGIWGSVWQRYAESCHHYPFLPQLLLKVQPDLASSGESYPTINVSEEQYLEQTLQQLLEQGAAQVRQSLRTLEQRHAPRRTWIWSELGLAPLAGVLEHLSQVAEKTTKVFSGIDAEEMAAQYREHYWQADDQMLKALAFPLSASQQVLVQQILALIYTPWLDEVTRNFQGVIKSKGYPGSNQVNEATAEYAVAGEVVFFVDGLRYDIAKRLNQALQRLGAVTLSANWAALPSVTATAKAAVTPVHNRLTGRTTDRDFEPSLLDEDKDFSAYYLKKFLQEKGWQYLDEGDSGDAASNAWVQSGDIDKEGHVRGLKLAARIDTLLAEVVERVEELLAAGWRKIRIVTDHGWMLTPAPMVKVELAKHLTETRWGRCAVIKDSVDSGYQQVGWYWNGAVSIAMAPGACSFKAGQHYDHGGLSLQECLTPVLEVRSTKAPVTTSAISATLLDLRWMGLTCKVQAQTSAEGVLSVLRTHPADPDSEITKRKPLKEGKCTLLVDDQYEGTTAVLVLLDDRGNVLAKKPTLVGDE; translated from the coding sequence ATGAAACTGATTGATTTGCTGGCCACCGAAATCCGGAACAGCGCTGCCTACAACTCCAATGTACAAGTTGCTCCCAGCGTAATCCTGTGGACTGACATACTGCGCCAGTGGGAGCCAGCATTACCATTGCTGCAAGCTGCAATGCCGGAGCTGATTGTGTTGGGTGACTACGCCCCCGCTAAGAAAGCCGGCCCAGCTATTTGGATCAAATGTGTGGTCGAAAATGCACTACCCAACATCGAGCTTCCGGCAGATCGAACGCCGATCCTATATTTACCGGGCGTATCGCGTCGCGACTTAAGTGCTATCGGCTCCTGCCCGGACGCCCTCAAGCCGCTGGCTGAGCTTCAGTACCGGGGTTGTTGGTGGATCTACAACAACTCTGGCCGTGATTGGACGGTGAACGCCTTTTTGATCTCTAGTAACGGCGGAGCCGGGCTGGATGTAGCTAAAGATGAGAAAACCCAACAAGCCATGCAGCGCGTTTTGCCTGAGATTTTGGAAAGTGAACGTGATGAGCTGATCAACCGCCGCCTGGAAGCGGCTGATTTCAACAAATTGGTAAGCAGTGATCCGGTGCGTGACTTGCTCAGTTGGATGAATGACAGCAAGAGTTGCCGTGAACGTTGGGACGTATCACGCTGGCAAGCCCTGGTCGGTATCTGCGAAACCGAGTATCACTTCAATCCTGACCTGGCTGGTGAGCTGACGGCCGCCGAGCTGCTGTGCCAACGCCAGGGTATTTGGGGCAGTGTATGGCAACGTTATGCTGAGTCTTGCCACCATTATCCTTTCTTGCCGCAGTTGTTGCTCAAGGTCCAGCCTGACTTGGCTTCAAGCGGTGAAAGTTATCCGACCATCAATGTCAGTGAAGAGCAATACCTGGAGCAGACGCTACAGCAGTTGCTAGAGCAAGGTGCTGCCCAGGTTCGCCAAAGCCTGCGGACACTTGAGCAACGGCATGCGCCGCGGCGTACTTGGATTTGGTCTGAGCTCGGTCTGGCTCCATTGGCAGGCGTTCTTGAGCACCTGAGCCAAGTGGCTGAGAAAACCACAAAGGTCTTCTCCGGCATTGATGCGGAAGAAATGGCCGCGCAGTATCGGGAGCACTACTGGCAGGCTGATGATCAGATGCTCAAAGCCTTGGCTTTCCCCTTGTCAGCAAGCCAGCAAGTTCTTGTGCAGCAGATTCTCGCGCTGATCTACACGCCTTGGCTGGATGAGGTGACGCGTAATTTCCAAGGCGTGATCAAGTCTAAGGGCTATCCGGGCAGTAACCAGGTGAATGAAGCCACGGCTGAGTATGCCGTGGCAGGCGAAGTAGTGTTTTTTGTCGATGGGCTGCGTTATGACATCGCCAAACGCCTGAATCAGGCTCTGCAAAGGTTGGGAGCCGTAACGCTTTCGGCAAACTGGGCGGCTTTGCCCTCAGTTACGGCAACCGCGAAAGCAGCGGTAACCCCTGTGCATAACCGCTTGACTGGCAGAACCACTGACCGGGATTTTGAGCCCAGTTTGCTGGACGAAGACAAGGACTTCTCAGCTTATTACCTGAAGAAGTTTCTGCAGGAAAAAGGCTGGCAGTACCTGGATGAGGGCGATTCAGGCGACGCAGCATCCAATGCCTGGGTGCAAAGCGGTGATATTGACAAAGAAGGCCACGTGAGGGGGCTCAAGCTGGCGGCGCGAATTGATACCTTGCTGGCTGAAGTCGTGGAGCGAGTTGAAGAACTCCTGGCAGCAGGCTGGCGCAAAATTCGCATCGTCACCGACCACGGCTGGATGCTGACGCCCGCACCGATGGTGAAGGTCGAATTGGCCAAACATTTGACCGAAACGCGCTGGGGCCGCTGCGCGGTCATCAAGGATTCTGTGGACAGCGGTTATCAGCAGGTTGGTTGGTACTGGAACGGTGCCGTCAGTATTGCCATGGCTCCAGGTGCCTGTAGTTTCAAGGCAGGACAGCACTATGACCACGGTGGTCTGAGCCTGCAGGAGTGTTTGACCCCGGTGCTAGAGGTGCGCAGCACAAAAGCACCAGTTACGACCTCAGCGATCTCTGCAACACTTTTGGATCTGCGCTGGATGGGATTGACCTGTAAAGTCCAGGCGCAAACCAGTGCTGAAGGGGTACTGTCGGTACTCAGAACGCACCCGGCTGACCCGGATTCAGAAATAACCAAGCGCAAGCCGCTGAAAGAAGGCAAGTGCACTCTGTTGGTAGATGACCAGTACGAGGGCACTACTGCTGTATTGGTGCTTCTGGATGACCGGGGCAATGTGCTGGCGAAAAAACCAACTCTGGTAGGAGACGAATAA
- a CDS encoding DUF262 domain-containing protein: MVYAIPRYQREYTWSRAQWDALFEDLLDNELHYFLGSIICINQSQDALTVQSLELVDGQQRMTTMSLLLAAIYQSYRTLPNLGMEQQIELYNLKHKLVLKKKPDQPRLIPQVQNNNQQDYFAVLGQTGILDDVDPVPNAGNRRVLKAFRHFISRIELYLEHSADPIASLQTLLEKVNTATLVKIEVAGHSDAYTLFESLNNRGVPLTAIDLIKNKLLAVLESKDPGSIDTQYNRWKKVIDALGDDYTVQERFFRQYYNGFKPDLKNIVSVPVATKSNLMQVYEKLIAHDAEGFLHAMIRLSSRYAQIVGYRAVPEQHKLSSLLLSLDRIQGAAAYLLLMVIMEPQTDLELKHEHLEQVVSFLIAFFVRRNTTDLPPTRDLTRIFMDVAETIRELRSGDVVSHIQHSLKAESASDEQFEKSLRGPIYEDNKAVCRFVLCALEESRMTRETQVDLWALKGKQYVWTIEHIFPQGENIPDSWVQMIADGDANLAEQHRQTYAHCLGNLTISGYNSALGNKSFAEKQSRTDSQGREVGYNNGLYLNQALATEDSWTVEKLEARTVQLVLEVQAKYPLVITVA; the protein is encoded by the coding sequence GTGGTATATGCCATCCCGCGCTACCAGCGTGAATACACCTGGAGTCGGGCGCAGTGGGATGCGCTATTCGAGGATTTGCTGGACAACGAGCTGCATTATTTTCTCGGCTCGATCATTTGCATTAACCAGTCGCAGGATGCGCTGACGGTGCAAAGCCTGGAGCTGGTAGACGGACAACAGCGCATGACCACGATGTCTTTGCTGCTGGCGGCTATTTATCAGAGTTACCGTACCCTGCCGAATCTGGGTATGGAGCAGCAGATTGAGCTCTATAACCTCAAGCACAAACTGGTGCTGAAGAAAAAGCCGGATCAGCCGCGCCTGATTCCCCAGGTGCAAAACAACAACCAGCAGGACTACTTCGCGGTGCTCGGACAGACCGGCATTTTGGACGATGTGGATCCTGTTCCGAATGCGGGCAACCGTCGCGTGCTGAAAGCCTTCCGGCATTTTATCAGTCGCATTGAGCTGTACCTGGAGCACAGCGCTGACCCCATCGCCAGCTTGCAAACCCTGCTGGAGAAGGTAAACACCGCCACCCTAGTAAAGATTGAAGTCGCCGGGCATTCCGACGCTTACACCCTGTTTGAGTCGCTGAACAATCGAGGTGTACCGCTTACGGCCATTGACCTGATCAAGAACAAGTTACTGGCAGTGCTGGAGTCCAAAGACCCCGGAAGCATCGATACGCAGTACAACCGCTGGAAGAAGGTGATTGACGCCCTGGGTGATGACTATACCGTCCAGGAGCGTTTCTTCCGCCAGTACTACAACGGCTTCAAACCCGATTTGAAGAATATCGTTTCAGTACCGGTGGCCACTAAGTCAAATCTGATGCAGGTGTATGAAAAGCTTATCGCTCATGATGCTGAGGGCTTTTTGCACGCCATGATTCGCCTGTCCAGCCGCTATGCCCAAATTGTCGGCTATCGTGCTGTGCCTGAGCAGCACAAACTCTCCAGCCTGCTGCTCTCTCTGGATCGCATCCAGGGTGCCGCCGCTTATTTGCTGCTGATGGTAATAATGGAGCCCCAAACCGACCTGGAACTGAAGCATGAGCACCTTGAGCAGGTAGTGAGCTTTCTGATTGCCTTCTTTGTTCGGCGCAATACGACGGACTTGCCGCCTACCCGTGATTTGACACGTATCTTCATGGATGTGGCTGAGACCATCCGGGAGCTGCGTTCTGGCGATGTGGTCAGTCATATTCAGCATTCACTTAAAGCCGAAAGCGCCAGTGATGAGCAGTTCGAGAAAAGCCTCAGAGGTCCGATCTACGAAGACAACAAGGCGGTCTGTCGCTTTGTGCTTTGCGCCCTTGAAGAAAGCCGCATGACACGCGAAACCCAGGTCGATCTGTGGGCACTGAAGGGCAAACAGTACGTATGGACCATCGAGCATATCTTTCCCCAGGGTGAAAACATTCCTGACAGTTGGGTGCAGATGATTGCCGATGGGGATGCGAACCTGGCCGAACAACACCGGCAGACCTACGCCCATTGCCTGGGTAACCTAACCATCTCTGGCTATAACAGCGCGCTGGGCAATAAGAGCTTTGCTGAGAAGCAAAGCCGCACCGACAGCCAGGGCAGAGAGGTTGGCTACAACAACGGCCTCTATCTGAACCAAGCACTGGCCACGGAGGACAGCTGGACCGTGGAGAAGCTGGAGGCGAGAACGGTACAGTTGGTGCTAGAGGTACAGGCGAAGTATCCATTGGTTATTACGGTCGCATGA
- a CDS encoding Eco57I restriction-modification methylase domain-containing protein: MVKARDIAEQAATQALKRLGVGDAKPADYLNDEQRKLRTRLRAHGRQLGDSKDANGQQTIHKLVTEVAYEHWHRMLFARFLEQNNLLMYDEHTHLTLAECNELVQDPDVARDELERRCQSGWELAGVLASKMLPQIFRIDSPVFELELAPEHQRSLEQLGTGLALETFQAQDSLGWVYQFWQSKRKEEVNKSEVKIGADELSPVTQLFTEPYMVSFLLDNSLGAWWAGQRLSDSDWQHANSEQELRDKAAIPGAPLSYLRFVKDETTQQWQPASGTFDAWPKQLSELKALDPCCGSGHFLVAAFLMLVPMRMQAESLTAQQAIDRVLSDNLHGLELDQRCVELAAFAVALEAWRYPQAGGYRSLPELHLACSGLSIAAAREEWKELSRRAGKQNLTIALDWMYQTFQDAPVLGSLINPRRSKAAQITQWSELQQLLGEALSQEQIKQHSEADGEISAHTNRLEAGVVAQGLAKAAELLAGQYTWVITNVPYLARGKQHEILKDYCEAYYPAGKNDLATVFLDRCLEFCVQGGAASIVLPQNWLFLTSYRKFREKLLQNDSWHLIVRMGEGAFESSAAAGAFVALITLSRGNAAGQSADLLHSGEPGNWIRGVDVSEPRTAAEKATGLLTDEVKSVEQGRQLENPDARVALDVLGAETLLAEHADSFLGLGTGGFEQFGRCYWEFDGKPHNWDWLQSSAQNSDVMFDGLSLLVAWDYATNRVRGMDKLYRDRIHNQDQSGQQAWQRKGISIALMRGLRSSFYLGNRYDKSMAAIIPRDMSDLKAIYAYCASPEFHDRVREVDQNVIVASGTMVKVPFDIVHWTNVAEEQYPNGLPKPYTNDPTQWIFHGHPCGSVIWDEEAMWTAHSELRVDDSVLQVAVARLLGYRWPAEMDSEMELAAEQRAWAQRCQQLDAYADDDGIVCLPAVRGEKAADQRLEALLQAAYGDAWTTPLKNRLLETVGSKSLSLWLRDKFFEQHCKLFQHRPFIWHIWDGLKDGFSALVNYHKLDKAGLERLIYTYLGDWIRTQQTGMANGEDGAQERLLAAEALKGELEAALEGEKPYDIFVRWKPLAEQSIGWTPDLNDGVRLNIRPFLYARDVGKKGAGILRWMPNIKWTKDRGKDVESAPWYTLGLQYDEGEGARINDHHLSLAEKQAARS, translated from the coding sequence GTGGTCAAAGCCCGTGACATTGCCGAGCAGGCTGCCACCCAGGCCCTCAAGCGACTGGGCGTAGGTGATGCTAAACCGGCCGACTACCTGAATGATGAGCAGCGAAAACTGCGCACCCGCCTGCGTGCCCATGGGCGCCAGTTGGGTGACAGCAAAGACGCCAATGGACAGCAAACGATCCATAAGCTGGTCACCGAAGTCGCTTACGAACACTGGCACCGCATGTTGTTTGCGCGCTTTTTGGAACAGAACAACCTGCTCATGTATGACGAGCACACGCACTTGACCCTGGCCGAATGCAACGAGCTGGTGCAAGACCCGGATGTGGCTCGCGACGAACTTGAACGCCGTTGCCAGAGCGGTTGGGAGCTGGCTGGGGTGCTGGCCTCGAAGATGCTACCGCAGATCTTCCGCATTGATTCGCCAGTGTTCGAGCTGGAGCTTGCCCCAGAACATCAGCGCAGCCTGGAGCAACTGGGGACTGGCCTGGCCTTAGAAACCTTTCAGGCCCAGGACAGCCTCGGTTGGGTTTATCAGTTCTGGCAGAGCAAGCGCAAGGAAGAGGTCAACAAGTCCGAAGTCAAGATAGGTGCCGACGAACTCTCGCCGGTCACCCAGCTGTTTACCGAGCCCTATATGGTCAGTTTTCTGCTCGATAACAGTCTGGGTGCCTGGTGGGCCGGCCAGCGCCTGAGTGACAGCGACTGGCAGCACGCCAATAGCGAACAGGAACTGCGCGACAAAGCCGCCATCCCCGGCGCGCCACTGAGTTATCTGCGCTTTGTGAAAGATGAAACGACCCAGCAATGGCAACCCGCCTCTGGCACCTTCGATGCTTGGCCTAAACAGCTGAGTGAACTGAAAGCCCTCGACCCCTGCTGCGGCTCTGGCCATTTTCTGGTGGCCGCCTTCTTGATGCTGGTGCCTATGCGCATGCAGGCCGAGAGCCTCACGGCGCAACAGGCCATCGACCGCGTACTCAGCGACAACCTACACGGCCTGGAGTTGGACCAACGCTGCGTGGAGCTGGCTGCCTTTGCTGTTGCGCTGGAAGCCTGGCGTTACCCGCAGGCCGGTGGCTACCGCAGCCTGCCGGAATTGCACCTGGCCTGTAGTGGACTGTCCATCGCCGCCGCTCGCGAAGAGTGGAAAGAGCTCAGCCGTAGGGCCGGCAAACAGAACCTCACCATCGCCCTGGACTGGATGTATCAGACCTTCCAAGATGCGCCGGTGCTCGGCAGCCTGATCAACCCGCGCCGTAGCAAGGCAGCACAAATCACCCAGTGGAGCGAATTGCAGCAACTGCTGGGCGAGGCGCTCTCGCAGGAACAAATAAAACAGCACAGCGAGGCCGACGGAGAGATCTCTGCCCACACTAACCGTCTGGAAGCGGGTGTCGTCGCTCAAGGCCTGGCCAAGGCCGCCGAGCTTCTGGCCGGGCAGTACACCTGGGTGATTACCAACGTGCCGTACCTGGCGCGTGGTAAGCAGCATGAGATCCTCAAGGACTATTGCGAGGCCTATTATCCCGCAGGCAAGAACGATCTGGCCACAGTATTTCTCGATCGCTGTCTGGAGTTCTGTGTGCAGGGGGGGGCAGCCAGCATTGTCTTGCCGCAGAACTGGTTGTTCCTGACCAGCTACCGCAAATTCCGCGAAAAGCTGTTGCAGAACGACAGCTGGCATTTGATTGTGCGGATGGGTGAAGGGGCGTTTGAATCCTCAGCCGCAGCGGGTGCGTTCGTTGCACTAATTACTCTGAGCCGTGGTAATGCGGCGGGCCAGTCGGCGGATCTACTTCATAGTGGCGAGCCGGGTAACTGGATTCGCGGGGTGGATGTGTCCGAACCGCGCACGGCGGCGGAGAAAGCGACGGGGTTGCTGACGGATGAAGTGAAGAGTGTGGAGCAGGGGAGGCAGTTGGAGAATCCAGATGCTCGCGTTGCTTTAGATGTACTCGGAGCCGAGACATTGTTGGCTGAGCACGCAGACAGCTTTCTTGGGTTGGGGACAGGTGGTTTTGAACAGTTTGGGCGTTGCTATTGGGAGTTTGACGGAAAGCCGCACAATTGGGACTGGTTGCAATCTTCGGCCCAGAATAGTGATGTGATGTTTGATGGTTTATCTTTGTTGGTTGCGTGGGATTATGCGACTAACAGAGTTAGAGGTATGGATAAGCTATACCGTGACAGAATTCATAATCAAGATCAGAGTGGGCAGCAAGCATGGCAAAGGAAGGGCATTTCTATTGCGCTGATGAGAGGTTTGCGAAGCTCTTTTTACCTCGGTAATCGCTATGACAAGTCGATGGCTGCGATCATTCCTCGTGACATGAGTGATCTCAAAGCGATATATGCATACTGCGCGTCACCGGAGTTTCATGATCGTGTAAGAGAGGTTGATCAAAACGTCATAGTGGCCAGTGGAACTATGGTTAAAGTCCCCTTCGACATCGTCCACTGGACAAACGTCGCCGAAGAACAATATCCCAATGGTCTGCCCAAGCCGTACACCAACGACCCCACCCAGTGGATCTTCCACGGCCACCCCTGCGGCTCGGTAATTTGGGACGAAGAGGCAATGTGGACTGCCCACAGCGAACTGCGAGTCGATGACAGCGTGCTGCAAGTCGCCGTCGCCCGTCTGCTCGGCTACCGCTGGCCGGCGGAGATGGATTCGGAAATGGAACTGGCCGCAGAGCAGCGCGCTTGGGCGCAGCGTTGCCAGCAGCTCGATGCTTATGCGGATGACGATGGCATCGTCTGCCTGCCTGCTGTGCGCGGTGAAAAGGCCGCCGACCAACGCCTTGAAGCTCTACTGCAAGCCGCCTACGGTGATGCCTGGACTACGCCACTGAAAAACCGTCTGCTGGAAACCGTCGGCAGCAAGTCCCTCAGCTTGTGGCTACGCGATAAATTCTTCGAGCAGCACTGCAAACTATTTCAGCACCGGCCGTTTATCTGGCACATCTGGGACGGCCTTAAAGACGGCTTTAGCGCCCTGGTCAACTACCACAAACTCGACAAAGCCGGCCTAGAGCGTCTGATTTACACCTACCTTGGTGACTGGATCCGCACCCAACAAACCGGAATGGCCAACGGTGAAGACGGCGCTCAGGAGCGCCTACTGGCCGCTGAAGCTCTCAAGGGGGAGCTCGAAGCCGCGCTCGAAGGCGAAAAGCCCTACGACATCTTCGTGCGCTGGAAGCCCCTGGCCGAACAATCCATAGGCTGGACCCCCGACCTCAACGACGGTGTGCGCCTTAACATCCGCCCGTTCCTTTATGCCCGCGACGTCGGCAAAAAAGGCGCCGGTATCCTGCGCTGGATGCCCAATATCAAATGGACCAAAGACCGCGGCAAAGACGTCGAATCCGCTCCCTGGTACACACTCGGCCTGCAATACGATGAAGGCGAAGGTGCGCGAATTAATGATCACCACTTGTCATTGGCTGAAAAACAGGCGGCAAGGAGCTAG
- the brxC gene encoding BREX system P-loop protein BrxC, with amino-acid sequence MLNREIYQLDPQQNRLENNGVAEVKDDQSAQALKTLRYELQTFVCDGEYQAGLDKILSAYLRNLGGQHEQPGVWISGFFGSGKSHLAKMLRALWTNQPFSDGVSARDIADLPQDVKDHFKELSNAANRHGGLHAASGTLGSGANNNVRLALLNIVFKSADLPEQYHQARFVLWLKKQGIFDRVKDKVETAGDSWDDELEDLYVSRSIAGALLEVDSTLGDDVKGVRQLLREQYPNVQDVTNQQMVDAIHDALASQGQFPLTLVVLDEVQQYVGSDTDKAHQVQEVVETCCKHSVFQNKLLFVATGQSALSGMPNLQRLLGRFQIPIQLSDTDVESVIRKVILLKKASAKPQLEQMLQSHLGEISRQLRGTKIEHHQDDEKVMLADYPLLPVRRRFWERVLRIVDTTGTVSQLRNQLKVIHEAAQATADLPLGHVVPADFIYNQIAVNLLQTGVISKEIAETIGRLSAGDADDKLKSRILGLVLLIGKLPSDPTADCGVRATPDMLADLLIDDLNSGKDSIRTSVPKLLQALADEGLVMPMQTSTGTEFRLQTQESAQWYDTLRQEEADLRGNMQRIENIRVDLLHKELRRQVAQVRLTQGKCNEPRQVIPCFDSELPKDAKEKVYAWVQDGWSIDEKSFLADARSRQPGEPTIFVFVPARNRSELTSAIIAENAAHATLEKRGIPNTDAGKDARSAMETRYRDAQKQVQALLREIFDGVQVLQAGGNEVDGNTIADRVETAAKASLIRLYRDFDAADHTGWGKVYDRASKEGGQNALEALSYSGDAEQQPVCAAIKRYIGVSKKGNEIREHFLAAPYGWPQDAIDGGLAILMATGILIAYDNRNNPVTATTLDRKQITQTSFKPESITIRPVDLIKIRGVLSSSGIDCQPGEEATKLPLLAEKGRELAKRAGGEAPLPKTPDSRIFDELARHSGNAQLKHVLDEQDAIKQAIKAWADIARLIEARRGDWALLKNLLDLSRGLSFHAAIQTEVDAIVSHRSLLDEPNPVSGLVQQLVNKLRDAIQFHVQAYQERYAECLIQLQGDSHWQQLSEQQKSDILGKRKLLTLAQPVLNDAEAIIDSLNDVSLEQWTDRTESLSSKFDSARMEAVQLLQPKLQRISLPRKTFETEADVDTWLAEVKQQILDKINDGPVTF; translated from the coding sequence ATGTTGAACCGCGAGATTTACCAGCTCGACCCCCAGCAGAACCGTCTGGAAAACAACGGCGTGGCCGAAGTAAAGGACGACCAGTCAGCCCAGGCACTCAAGACCTTGCGCTACGAGCTGCAAACCTTCGTCTGCGACGGTGAATACCAAGCCGGTCTTGATAAGATTCTGTCTGCCTACCTGCGCAATTTGGGCGGTCAGCACGAACAGCCCGGCGTCTGGATCTCCGGCTTCTTCGGTTCAGGTAAATCGCACCTGGCCAAGATGCTACGCGCGTTGTGGACTAACCAGCCGTTCAGCGATGGCGTCTCTGCTCGCGATATTGCCGATTTGCCGCAGGACGTCAAAGACCACTTCAAGGAGCTGAGCAACGCCGCGAACCGCCACGGCGGTCTGCATGCTGCCTCCGGTACTCTTGGCTCCGGCGCCAACAACAACGTGCGCCTGGCTTTGCTCAACATTGTGTTCAAGTCCGCCGATCTACCCGAGCAGTACCATCAGGCCCGCTTTGTGCTGTGGCTGAAAAAGCAGGGTATCTTTGATCGAGTCAAAGACAAGGTCGAAACCGCGGGAGATAGCTGGGACGACGAACTGGAAGACTTATACGTCTCCCGCAGCATTGCAGGAGCATTGCTTGAGGTGGACAGTACGCTAGGCGATGATGTTAAAGGTGTGCGCCAGCTGCTGCGCGAGCAGTACCCCAATGTCCAGGATGTCACCAACCAGCAGATGGTCGACGCCATCCACGATGCCTTAGCTTCGCAAGGCCAGTTCCCGCTCACCCTGGTGGTGCTCGATGAGGTGCAACAGTACGTCGGCTCCGATACTGACAAAGCGCATCAAGTCCAAGAAGTGGTAGAAACCTGCTGCAAGCATTCCGTCTTTCAGAATAAGCTGCTGTTTGTTGCCACCGGCCAGAGCGCCCTGTCGGGCATGCCTAATCTGCAGCGTCTGCTTGGTCGCTTCCAGATTCCAATTCAGCTGTCCGATACCGATGTCGAGTCGGTGATCCGTAAGGTCATCCTGCTGAAAAAAGCCTCGGCCAAGCCGCAGTTGGAGCAGATGTTGCAATCGCATCTGGGCGAGATCTCGCGCCAGCTGCGTGGTACCAAAATCGAGCATCACCAGGATGACGAAAAAGTCATGTTGGCCGATTACCCGCTGCTGCCTGTGCGCCGCCGCTTCTGGGAGCGAGTGCTGCGTATTGTCGACACCACCGGCACTGTTTCGCAATTGCGTAACCAGCTCAAGGTCATCCACGAAGCCGCCCAGGCCACCGCCGATCTGCCGCTGGGCCATGTGGTGCCGGCGGACTTCATTTACAACCAGATCGCCGTCAACCTGCTACAGACCGGCGTCATCTCCAAAGAAATCGCCGAAACCATTGGTCGCCTGTCCGCCGGCGATGCTGACGACAAGCTCAAGTCGCGCATTCTCGGGCTGGTGCTGCTGATCGGTAAACTGCCCTCAGATCCCACCGCCGACTGCGGAGTGCGGGCCACCCCCGACATGCTGGCTGACCTGCTGATTGATGACCTCAATAGCGGCAAGGATTCTATTCGTACCAGCGTGCCCAAACTGCTGCAGGCATTGGCCGACGAAGGCCTTGTTATGCCTATGCAAACCAGCACCGGCACCGAGTTTCGTCTGCAAACTCAGGAGAGTGCGCAATGGTACGACACTCTTCGTCAGGAAGAAGCTGACCTGCGCGGCAATATGCAGCGTATCGAAAATATCCGCGTAGACCTGTTGCACAAAGAACTGCGCCGCCAGGTAGCCCAGGTGCGTCTCACCCAGGGCAAGTGCAATGAGCCGCGCCAAGTGATCCCTTGCTTTGACTCCGAGCTGCCCAAAGACGCCAAAGAAAAAGTATACGCCTGGGTACAGGACGGGTGGAGTATTGATGAGAAGAGCTTCCTCGCCGATGCCCGCAGCCGGCAGCCGGGCGAGCCGACTATTTTCGTCTTTGTACCGGCGCGCAACCGCTCCGAGCTGACCAGCGCCATCATCGCTGAGAACGCCGCTCATGCCACTCTGGAAAAGCGCGGCATCCCCAATACCGATGCCGGCAAAGATGCCCGTAGTGCGATGGAAACCCGCTACCGCGATGCGCAAAAGCAGGTACAAGCACTGCTGCGCGAAATTTTCGACGGCGTGCAGGTGCTTCAGGCCGGCGGTAACGAAGTAGACGGCAACACTATTGCCGACCGGGTAGAAACTGCTGCTAAAGCCTCGCTGATTCGCCTCTACCGCGACTTCGATGCCGCTGACCATACCGGCTGGGGTAAGGTGTACGACCGCGCGAGCAAAGAGGGTGGGCAAAATGCCCTGGAAGCGCTGAGCTACAGCGGTGATGCCGAGCAGCAGCCCGTGTGCGCTGCCATTAAGCGCTATATTGGTGTGTCGAAAAAAGGTAACGAGATTCGTGAGCACTTTCTCGCGGCCCCCTACGGCTGGCCGCAGGACGCCATCGACGGAGGCCTAGCCATTCTGATGGCCACCGGTATTCTCATTGCCTACGACAACCGCAACAACCCGGTTACTGCCACAACGCTGGATCGCAAGCAGATCACCCAGACCAGCTTTAAGCCGGAAAGCATCACCATCCGCCCGGTAGACTTGATCAAAATACGCGGTGTGCTCAGCAGCAGCGGCATCGATTGCCAGCCCGGTGAAGAAGCTACCAAACTGCCCCTTCTAGCTGAAAAAGGCCGTGAACTGGCCAAGCGAGCAGGGGGGGAGGCCCCTCTGCCGAAAACCCCCGACAGCCGTATTTTCGATGAGCTGGCGCGTCACTCTGGTAATGCACAACTCAAGCATGTGCTCGATGAGCAAGACGCCATCAAACAGGCGATCAAGGCCTGGGCCGATATTGCCCGACTTATCGAAGCTCGGCGCGGTGATTGGGCGCTGCTCAAAAACTTACTCGATCTTAGTCGTGGTCTGTCTTTCCATGCTGCTATCCAGACCGAGGTGGATGCCATAGTCAGCCATCGATCCCTGCTGGATGAACCCAATCCGGTATCCGGCCTGGTTCAGCAGTTGGTCAATAAGCTGCGCGATGCCATACAGTTCCATGTGCAGGCCTATCAGGAACGGTATGCCGAATGCCTGATTCAACTGCAGGGCGACAGCCACTGGCAGCAACTCAGTGAGCAGCAAAAAAGCGACATCCTCGGCAAACGTAAACTGCTTACCTTGGCGCAACCGGTGCTGAACGACGCCGAAGCCATCATCGACAGCCTCAATGACGTCAGCTTGGAGCAGTGGACCGATCGCACTGAATCGCTGTCCAGTAAATTCGATAGTGCACGCATGGAAGCCGTTCAACTGCTGCAACCCAAACTGCAGCGCATCAGCCTGCCGCGCAAAACATTTGAGACCGAGGCCGACGTCGACACCTGGCTGGCAGAAGTGAAGCAACAAATCCTGGACAAAATTAACGACGGACCGGTGACCTTCTGA